The following are encoded in a window of Thunnus albacares chromosome 9, fThuAlb1.1, whole genome shotgun sequence genomic DNA:
- the nhsa gene encoding Nance-Horan syndrome protein isoform X1 — protein sequence MPFAKRVVEPQLLCRYQIPNEQGVLFEDLVSISNVALSRTLRQLSDLAKHACSIFQELENDLTSTSQRVSGLQSKINQLQQTCSELDPKQEAVPVSNLDVESKLTSHYQAPWHQQRNVFHPSTRPACVEELHREASFSLWALHQDHQQRRSGSRERRVTISISAVPPMPMYPSPDINQRQQKKGTNLTTFDTTRSSSPTECCRFTPWSRKAVSSDPDSDGVALGHRSKFPIPNIPSTLDKQTNWSKALPLPTPEERMKSHSQVITSCVIPINVTGVGFDRDASVRCSLVHSQSVLQRRRKLRRRRTVAGVPRQVQQDLDSDDSPGSRERTVIVHASLDITPSNEELASHLSTRDSGCQTEDFLISGAPSRRRIRAQRGQGAPLSLSYSAGNISSLQDSSDAMFTASVGARLRSRSLPRDGSRMIGNSHNDSDDEEELSPFDTEDFLPGPGERILKDEEESTDDQAMSGRQLVSLKYTQLSASPERSWIERTRSQLPRKVDMGSCDISSSSDTFSSPVHSVSAAGVLGGQMDHKEDHQSSSGNWSGSSSTCPSQTSETIPPAASPPLTGSSHCDSELSLNAATHANDDQTGFMLDHYQGLRTQRAGSFSSTAMDILEEVGVSTPVEEWSYPHPDPPRPQDFSPEPSREAESSLGCPSFTSMATCESSFSDKPLSEKADTVSHYSVDTEGYYTSMHFDCGLKGSRSFTYNYAASGSDCGLSDLSRHMTLGRRCLSLRKPKAKPSPPKRSSSLRKICSEGSIPEKKEPKITCGQQLPLSSKERKLQMMLSGSHIENSSLVREPLRVWGVEGSVDLPDLGVFSSTDAHSFKDEGVVQSDYADLWLLNDLKSSDPYRSLSNSSTATGTTVIECIKSQESSESQTSQSGSRATTPSLPSVEGEFKLTSPEKLAGLASPSSGYSSQSETPTSSFPSAFFPGPLSPASGKRKPKVPERKSSLSSLSCRDGATSKRDLELPIIPPSHLDLSALHSVSNKASAYRTQLQFPHQNNQKPAVSVKPAAPLNSEVFNAPSMSITPTVLHSVQLRSINKEHEGSHNDETSSRFRCPTVNLTSTLPSSKSLELRSALLHNSHQHHTPSKQSCESVFTSNEELADGGAACQSETREAPAPLESITAFRLQWEPSIDVPEITTSHEAETCRESAETPDCSSQSEPLQPQRPEPTEEELCPIKPGLPSFLHSSPKRTNSLDKVPATDGQSETLQASPISKEGSKEEYESSGVSAESASQDGREESTPETEDYFSKDSTPSDNTTSPLSDESRPEDDSVFLSPTKTRTTEDLFAMIHRSKRKVLGRKDSTELGIRNRVSAASGNTPPSSTMSSPSSAVSPPPAATPPGLQRVPGPIYRNAKKSSTSNEEFKLLLLKKGSRSDSSYRMSATEILKSPLTPKSSADSMIESPRQPEESASPLQQQQDQSGPDQLSSPYPKANTEGFSLKSFHTSAASRQGRSRIPPPANSSRYGMRSRLFSAPMQAISEGETENSDGSPHDDRSSQGST from the exons CGGTGTCTAACCTGGATGTGGAGAGTAAGCTGACGTCACACTACCAAGCTCCCTGGCACCAGCAGAGGAACGTTTTCCACCCCTCCACGCGGCCAGCATGCGTAGAAGAGCTCCACAGGGAAGCCAGCTTCAGCCTGTGGGCCCTGCACCAAG ATCACCAGCAGAGACGATCAGGCAGCAGGGAGCGCAGAGTCACCATCTCGATCTCGGCCGTGCCCCCGATGCCCATGTACCCCTCCCCAGACATCAACCAGAGGCAACAGAAGAAAGGAACAAATTTGACCACG TTTGACACCACCCGCTCCTCCTCCCCTACCGAATGTTGCCGCTTCACTCCCTGGAGCAGAAAG GCTGTGTCCTCTGACCCCGACTCTGACGGGGTGGCTCTAGGTCACCGGTCTAAGTTTCCCATCCCTAACATCCCCTCCACCCTGGACAAGCAGACTAACTGGTCTAAAGCCCTGCCGCTGCCCACCCCAGAGGAAAGAATGAAAAGCCATTCCCAAGTGATCACCTCATGTGTCATCCCCATTAATGTGACCG GGGTTGGCTTTGACAGAGATGCTAGTGTGCGCTGCTCCCTCGTTCACTCGCAGTCTGtgcttcagaggaggaggaagctgaGGAGACGGAGGACTGTCGCCGGCGTTCCCAGACAGGTGCAGCAAGATTTAG aCTCCGATGACTCTCCTGGTTCCAGAGAACGGACCGTGATAGTTCATGCCAGCCTAGATATCACTCCTTCCAACGAGGAGCTGGCCAGCCATCTCAGCACCAGAGACTCAGGTTGCCAGACAGAAGACTTTCTGATCTCAGGAGCGCCGTCTCGGAGGAGGATCAGGGCCCAGCGAGGCCAGGGAGCCCCGCTTTCCCTCTCCTACTCTGCAGGCAACATCTCCTCCCTGCAGGACAGCTCTGACGCCATGTTCACTGCTTCAGTGGGCGCACGCCTGCGCTCCCGCAGCCTGCCCCGAGACGGGAGCCGGATGATAGGCAACAGCCACAATGAcagcgatgatgaggaggagctcTCCCCCTTTGACACGGAGGACTTCCTGCCTGGACCTGGGGAGCGGATTCtgaaagatgaagaagagagcACGGATGATCAGGCCATGTCCGGCCGCCAGCTGGTGAGCCTGAAGTACACGCAGCTGTCAGCGAGTCCGGAGCGCAGCTGGATAGAGAGAACCCGATCACAGCTGCCCAGGAAGGTCGACATGGGCAGCTGTGACATATCATCCAGTTCAGACACCTTCAGTAGCCCAGTACACTCAGTCTCAGCTGCAGGGGTGCTAGGAGGCCAGATGGACCATAAGGAGGATCACCAGTCTTCTAGTGGGAACTGGAGCGGGAGCAGCTCCACCTGCCCTTCCCAGACCTCAGAAACAATCCCCCCGGCAGCCTCTCCACCACTCACCGGCTCCTCACACTGTGACTCCGAGCTCTCCCTGAACGCTGCCACTCATGCCAACGACGACCAGACTGGCTTCATGCTGGACCACTACCAGGGCCTCAGGACCCAGCGGGCAGgctccttctcctccacagCTATGGACATATTAGAGGAAGTAGGGGTCAGCACTCCCGTTGAGGAGTGGAGCTACCCTCACCCGGACCCTCCTCGCCCACAAGACTTCAGCCCTGAGCCGAGCAGAGAGGCTGAGAGCAGCCTGGGCTGCCCCAGCTTCACCAGCATGGCCACCTGTGAGAGCAGCTTCTCTGACAAGCCGCTGTCAGAGAAAGCAGACACCGTCTCACACTACTCTGTAGACACTGAAGGCTACTACACCTCCATGCACTTTGACTGTGGTCTTAAAGGTAGCAGAAGCTTCACTTACAACTATGCAGCCTCTGGCTCTGACTGTGGCCTGTCTGACTTGAGTCGCCACATGACTCTTGGGAGACGCTGCCTCTCTTTAAGGAAACCAAAGGCGAAGCCGTCTCCACCTAAAAGGAGCTCATCTTTAAGGAAAATATGCAGTGAGGGAAGCATCCCCGAAAAGAAAGAACCAAAGATTACCTGTGGACAGCAGCTTCCACTGTCTTCCAAGGAGAGGAAACTGCAGATGATGTTGTCTGGCTCTCATATAGAAAACTCCTCACTAGTCAGAGAGCCCCTCAGGGTCTGGGGGGTTGAGGGCTCGGTCGATCTACCTGACTTAGGCGTGTTCAGCTCCACAGATGCACATTCATTCAAAGACGAGGGGGTTGTGCAGTCAGACTATGCAGATCTCTGGCTCCTGAATGATTTAAAATCCAGCGATCCTTACCGATCTTTGTCCAACTCCAGCACAGCGACGGGTACGACTGTTATCGAATGCATCAAGTCGCAGGAAAGCTCTGAGTCTCAGACATCTCAGTCTGGCTCCAGGGCCACCACACCCTCACTTCCATCAGTGGAGGGAGAGTTCAAGCTAACATCTCCAGAGAAACTAGCAGGTCTGGCCAGCCCATCCAGCGGCTACTCCAGTCAGTCAGAAACCCCCACCTCCTCGTTCCCCTCCGCCTTCTTTCCCGGGCCGCTGTCACCAGCCAGCGGCAAGAGGAAGCCCAAAGTCCCAGAGAGGAAGTCGTCTCTTTCGTCGTTGTCCTGCAGGGATGGAGCCACCTCCAAGAGAGACCTGGAGTTGCCGatcatccctccctcccacctcgACTTAAGTGCCCTTCATAGTGTCAGCAACAAGGCTTCAGCTTACAGGACTCAGTTACAATTTCCTcaccaaaataatcaaaaaccTGCAGTGTCAGTCAAACCTGCAGCGCCTCTCAACTCAGAGGTGTTTAACGCCCCCTCCATGTCCATCACACCCACTGTGCTGCACTCAGTTCAGCTCCGATCCATCAATAAGGAGCATGAAGGAAGTCACAATGACGAAACATCCTCCAGATTCAGATGCCCCACTGTGAACTTAACTAGCACACTTCCCAGCAGTAAATCATTAGAGCTGAGGAGTGCACTGTTGCACAACTCACATCAACATCACACACCGTCAAAGCAGTCATGTGAATCAGTGTTTACATCAAATGAAGAGCTTGCAGATGGAGGAGCAGCATGTCAGAGTGAGACGAGAGAGGCTCCAGCTCCTCTAGAGAGTATAACAGCATTCAGGCTGCAGTGGGAGCCATCGATAGACGTCCCTGAGATCACCACTAGTCATGAAGCAGAGACGTGCAGAGAGTCAGCGGAGACGCCCGACTGCAGCTCGCAGTCCGAGCCTTTACAACCGCAAAGACCTGAGCCGACTGAAGAAGAACTTTGTCCAATAAAACCAGGTCTTCCCTCTTTTCTGCACAGTTCACCCAAGAGAACCAACAGTCTTGATAAAGTGCCTGCTACAGACGGTCAGTCAGAGACTCTGCAAGCAAGTCCAATCAGTAAGGAAGGTAGCAAAGAAGAATATGAGTCATCAGGTGTTTCAGCCGAAAGTGCCTCTCAGGACGGCAGGGAGGAGTCCACACCAGAGACAGAGGATTACTTCAGTAAAG ACTCTACACCCAGTGACAACACAACATCCCCGCTGAGTGATGAGTCAAGGCCAGAGGATGACAGTGTGTTTCTATCACCCACCAAAACTCGGACCACTGAGGATCTGTTTGCTATGATACACAG GTCCAAAAGGAAAGTGTTGGGAAGGAAGGATTCCACCGAGTTGGGCATTAGAAACCGCGTCAGTGCTGCTTCAGGGAACACACCACCCAGCAGCACTATGAGCTCCCCGAGCTCAGCGGTGTCACCGCCCCCCGCTGCGACCCCACCGGGCCTGCAGAGAGTCCCCGGGCCCATCTACAGGAACGCTAAGAAGTCCAGCACCTCCAACGAGGAGttcaaactgctgctgcttaAAAAGGGAAGCCGCTCTGACTCTAGTTACCGCATGTCAGCTACAGAGATCCTCAAGAGCCCCCTCACTCCCAAATCTTCAGCAGATTCCATGATAGAGTCACCCAGACAACCTGAAGAGTCCGCCTCCCccctacagcagcagcaggatcaaTCAGGACCAGATCAGCTCTCCAGCCCCTACCCCAAAGCCAACACAGAGGGCTTCTCCCTGAAATCCTTCCATACGTCTGCTGCCTCCAGGCAGGGCCGCTCCAGAATCCCCCCGCCCGCCAACAGCAGCCGCTACGGCATGCGCAGCAGACTGTTCTCAGCGCCCATGCAGGCAATCTCAGAGGGCGAGACAGAGAACTCAGACGGGAGCCCTCATGACGACCGCTCATCGCAGGGCTCCACGTAG
- the nhsa gene encoding Nance-Horan syndrome protein isoform X2, translated as MLPLHSLEQKGVGFDRDASVRCSLVHSQSVLQRRRKLRRRRTVAGVPRQVQQDLDSDDSPGSRERTVIVHASLDITPSNEELASHLSTRDSGCQTEDFLISGAPSRRRIRAQRGQGAPLSLSYSAGNISSLQDSSDAMFTASVGARLRSRSLPRDGSRMIGNSHNDSDDEEELSPFDTEDFLPGPGERILKDEEESTDDQAMSGRQLVSLKYTQLSASPERSWIERTRSQLPRKVDMGSCDISSSSDTFSSPVHSVSAAGVLGGQMDHKEDHQSSSGNWSGSSSTCPSQTSETIPPAASPPLTGSSHCDSELSLNAATHANDDQTGFMLDHYQGLRTQRAGSFSSTAMDILEEVGVSTPVEEWSYPHPDPPRPQDFSPEPSREAESSLGCPSFTSMATCESSFSDKPLSEKADTVSHYSVDTEGYYTSMHFDCGLKGSRSFTYNYAASGSDCGLSDLSRHMTLGRRCLSLRKPKAKPSPPKRSSSLRKICSEGSIPEKKEPKITCGQQLPLSSKERKLQMMLSGSHIENSSLVREPLRVWGVEGSVDLPDLGVFSSTDAHSFKDEGVVQSDYADLWLLNDLKSSDPYRSLSNSSTATGTTVIECIKSQESSESQTSQSGSRATTPSLPSVEGEFKLTSPEKLAGLASPSSGYSSQSETPTSSFPSAFFPGPLSPASGKRKPKVPERKSSLSSLSCRDGATSKRDLELPIIPPSHLDLSALHSVSNKASAYRTQLQFPHQNNQKPAVSVKPAAPLNSEVFNAPSMSITPTVLHSVQLRSINKEHEGSHNDETSSRFRCPTVNLTSTLPSSKSLELRSALLHNSHQHHTPSKQSCESVFTSNEELADGGAACQSETREAPAPLESITAFRLQWEPSIDVPEITTSHEAETCRESAETPDCSSQSEPLQPQRPEPTEEELCPIKPGLPSFLHSSPKRTNSLDKVPATDGQSETLQASPISKEGSKEEYESSGVSAESASQDGREESTPETEDYFSKDSTPSDNTTSPLSDESRPEDDSVFLSPTKTRTTEDLFAMIHRSKRKVLGRKDSTELGIRNRVSAASGNTPPSSTMSSPSSAVSPPPAATPPGLQRVPGPIYRNAKKSSTSNEEFKLLLLKKGSRSDSSYRMSATEILKSPLTPKSSADSMIESPRQPEESASPLQQQQDQSGPDQLSSPYPKANTEGFSLKSFHTSAASRQGRSRIPPPANSSRYGMRSRLFSAPMQAISEGETENSDGSPHDDRSSQGST; from the exons ATGTTGCCGCTTCACTCCCTGGAGCAGAAAG GGGTTGGCTTTGACAGAGATGCTAGTGTGCGCTGCTCCCTCGTTCACTCGCAGTCTGtgcttcagaggaggaggaagctgaGGAGACGGAGGACTGTCGCCGGCGTTCCCAGACAGGTGCAGCAAGATTTAG aCTCCGATGACTCTCCTGGTTCCAGAGAACGGACCGTGATAGTTCATGCCAGCCTAGATATCACTCCTTCCAACGAGGAGCTGGCCAGCCATCTCAGCACCAGAGACTCAGGTTGCCAGACAGAAGACTTTCTGATCTCAGGAGCGCCGTCTCGGAGGAGGATCAGGGCCCAGCGAGGCCAGGGAGCCCCGCTTTCCCTCTCCTACTCTGCAGGCAACATCTCCTCCCTGCAGGACAGCTCTGACGCCATGTTCACTGCTTCAGTGGGCGCACGCCTGCGCTCCCGCAGCCTGCCCCGAGACGGGAGCCGGATGATAGGCAACAGCCACAATGAcagcgatgatgaggaggagctcTCCCCCTTTGACACGGAGGACTTCCTGCCTGGACCTGGGGAGCGGATTCtgaaagatgaagaagagagcACGGATGATCAGGCCATGTCCGGCCGCCAGCTGGTGAGCCTGAAGTACACGCAGCTGTCAGCGAGTCCGGAGCGCAGCTGGATAGAGAGAACCCGATCACAGCTGCCCAGGAAGGTCGACATGGGCAGCTGTGACATATCATCCAGTTCAGACACCTTCAGTAGCCCAGTACACTCAGTCTCAGCTGCAGGGGTGCTAGGAGGCCAGATGGACCATAAGGAGGATCACCAGTCTTCTAGTGGGAACTGGAGCGGGAGCAGCTCCACCTGCCCTTCCCAGACCTCAGAAACAATCCCCCCGGCAGCCTCTCCACCACTCACCGGCTCCTCACACTGTGACTCCGAGCTCTCCCTGAACGCTGCCACTCATGCCAACGACGACCAGACTGGCTTCATGCTGGACCACTACCAGGGCCTCAGGACCCAGCGGGCAGgctccttctcctccacagCTATGGACATATTAGAGGAAGTAGGGGTCAGCACTCCCGTTGAGGAGTGGAGCTACCCTCACCCGGACCCTCCTCGCCCACAAGACTTCAGCCCTGAGCCGAGCAGAGAGGCTGAGAGCAGCCTGGGCTGCCCCAGCTTCACCAGCATGGCCACCTGTGAGAGCAGCTTCTCTGACAAGCCGCTGTCAGAGAAAGCAGACACCGTCTCACACTACTCTGTAGACACTGAAGGCTACTACACCTCCATGCACTTTGACTGTGGTCTTAAAGGTAGCAGAAGCTTCACTTACAACTATGCAGCCTCTGGCTCTGACTGTGGCCTGTCTGACTTGAGTCGCCACATGACTCTTGGGAGACGCTGCCTCTCTTTAAGGAAACCAAAGGCGAAGCCGTCTCCACCTAAAAGGAGCTCATCTTTAAGGAAAATATGCAGTGAGGGAAGCATCCCCGAAAAGAAAGAACCAAAGATTACCTGTGGACAGCAGCTTCCACTGTCTTCCAAGGAGAGGAAACTGCAGATGATGTTGTCTGGCTCTCATATAGAAAACTCCTCACTAGTCAGAGAGCCCCTCAGGGTCTGGGGGGTTGAGGGCTCGGTCGATCTACCTGACTTAGGCGTGTTCAGCTCCACAGATGCACATTCATTCAAAGACGAGGGGGTTGTGCAGTCAGACTATGCAGATCTCTGGCTCCTGAATGATTTAAAATCCAGCGATCCTTACCGATCTTTGTCCAACTCCAGCACAGCGACGGGTACGACTGTTATCGAATGCATCAAGTCGCAGGAAAGCTCTGAGTCTCAGACATCTCAGTCTGGCTCCAGGGCCACCACACCCTCACTTCCATCAGTGGAGGGAGAGTTCAAGCTAACATCTCCAGAGAAACTAGCAGGTCTGGCCAGCCCATCCAGCGGCTACTCCAGTCAGTCAGAAACCCCCACCTCCTCGTTCCCCTCCGCCTTCTTTCCCGGGCCGCTGTCACCAGCCAGCGGCAAGAGGAAGCCCAAAGTCCCAGAGAGGAAGTCGTCTCTTTCGTCGTTGTCCTGCAGGGATGGAGCCACCTCCAAGAGAGACCTGGAGTTGCCGatcatccctccctcccacctcgACTTAAGTGCCCTTCATAGTGTCAGCAACAAGGCTTCAGCTTACAGGACTCAGTTACAATTTCCTcaccaaaataatcaaaaaccTGCAGTGTCAGTCAAACCTGCAGCGCCTCTCAACTCAGAGGTGTTTAACGCCCCCTCCATGTCCATCACACCCACTGTGCTGCACTCAGTTCAGCTCCGATCCATCAATAAGGAGCATGAAGGAAGTCACAATGACGAAACATCCTCCAGATTCAGATGCCCCACTGTGAACTTAACTAGCACACTTCCCAGCAGTAAATCATTAGAGCTGAGGAGTGCACTGTTGCACAACTCACATCAACATCACACACCGTCAAAGCAGTCATGTGAATCAGTGTTTACATCAAATGAAGAGCTTGCAGATGGAGGAGCAGCATGTCAGAGTGAGACGAGAGAGGCTCCAGCTCCTCTAGAGAGTATAACAGCATTCAGGCTGCAGTGGGAGCCATCGATAGACGTCCCTGAGATCACCACTAGTCATGAAGCAGAGACGTGCAGAGAGTCAGCGGAGACGCCCGACTGCAGCTCGCAGTCCGAGCCTTTACAACCGCAAAGACCTGAGCCGACTGAAGAAGAACTTTGTCCAATAAAACCAGGTCTTCCCTCTTTTCTGCACAGTTCACCCAAGAGAACCAACAGTCTTGATAAAGTGCCTGCTACAGACGGTCAGTCAGAGACTCTGCAAGCAAGTCCAATCAGTAAGGAAGGTAGCAAAGAAGAATATGAGTCATCAGGTGTTTCAGCCGAAAGTGCCTCTCAGGACGGCAGGGAGGAGTCCACACCAGAGACAGAGGATTACTTCAGTAAAG ACTCTACACCCAGTGACAACACAACATCCCCGCTGAGTGATGAGTCAAGGCCAGAGGATGACAGTGTGTTTCTATCACCCACCAAAACTCGGACCACTGAGGATCTGTTTGCTATGATACACAG GTCCAAAAGGAAAGTGTTGGGAAGGAAGGATTCCACCGAGTTGGGCATTAGAAACCGCGTCAGTGCTGCTTCAGGGAACACACCACCCAGCAGCACTATGAGCTCCCCGAGCTCAGCGGTGTCACCGCCCCCCGCTGCGACCCCACCGGGCCTGCAGAGAGTCCCCGGGCCCATCTACAGGAACGCTAAGAAGTCCAGCACCTCCAACGAGGAGttcaaactgctgctgcttaAAAAGGGAAGCCGCTCTGACTCTAGTTACCGCATGTCAGCTACAGAGATCCTCAAGAGCCCCCTCACTCCCAAATCTTCAGCAGATTCCATGATAGAGTCACCCAGACAACCTGAAGAGTCCGCCTCCCccctacagcagcagcaggatcaaTCAGGACCAGATCAGCTCTCCAGCCCCTACCCCAAAGCCAACACAGAGGGCTTCTCCCTGAAATCCTTCCATACGTCTGCTGCCTCCAGGCAGGGCCGCTCCAGAATCCCCCCGCCCGCCAACAGCAGCCGCTACGGCATGCGCAGCAGACTGTTCTCAGCGCCCATGCAGGCAATCTCAGAGGGCGAGACAGAGAACTCAGACGGGAGCCCTCATGACGACCGCTCATCGCAGGGCTCCACGTAG